Proteins encoded in a region of the Equus asinus isolate D_3611 breed Donkey chromosome X, EquAss-T2T_v2, whole genome shotgun sequence genome:
- the DUSP9 gene encoding dual specificity protein phosphatase 9 isoform X1, translating into MGPFASLAGSRLFGATLSQSRSGLGQAPTPSCAPNSGGPHAAGTAAGGAAEARRWEEGRRGRGRWRETPGRLPPLPTACLRAAGDIAPPGQGAEKTATGGEEAAAEAGFGVSLRSGGGGPLGSRRGRRPRLRWRSVAAAVELPAARASETSRPRRAELAQEAERTGAPAAPRAGSREPMEGLGRSCLWLRRELSPPRPRLLLLDCRSRELYESARIGGALSVALPALLLRRLRRGSLSVRALLPGPPLQPPPPAPVLLYDQGGGRQRRGEAEAEEWEAESVLGTLLQKLREEGYLAYYLQGGFSRFQAECPHLCETSLSCGGPSTAPVPSPVVGLGGLCLGSDCSDAESEPDRDTMSCGLDSEGGTPPPAGLLPSFPVQILPNLYLGSARDSANVESLAKLGIRYILNVTPNLPNLFEKNGDFHYKQIPISDHWSQNLSQFFPEAIAFIDEALSQNCGVLVHCLAGVSRSVTVTVAYLMQKLHLSLNDAYDLVKRKKSNISPNFNFMGQLLDFERSLRLEERRAQEQGSGGQESAASDPPSFFTTPTSDGVFELDPT; encoded by the exons ATGGGACCCTTTGCTTCTCTCGCTGGAAGCAGGCTCTTTGGTGCAACCCTCTCCCAGTCCAGGTCCGGCCTAGGTcaggcccccaccccctcctgcgCCCCAAACTCGGGGGGCCCGCACGCGGCAGGCACGGCGGCGGGCGGAGCGGCAGAGGCTCGCAGGTGGGAGGAAGGCAGGCGGGGACgcgggaggtggagggagacGCCGGGCAGGCTGCCgcccctccccactgcctgccTGCGAGCCGCCGGCGACATTGCCCCTCCTGGGCAGGGGGCGGAGAAGACGGCGACGGGaggggaggaggcggcggcggaggCGGGATTTGGAGTTTCCCTccgcagcggcggcggcggccccctcGGCTCCAGGCGAGGCCGCCGCCCGAGGCTCCGGTGGCGCTCCGTGGCAGCAGCGGTGGAGCTTCCCGCCGCCCGGGCTTCGGAAACTTCCCGGCCGCGACGCGCGGAGCTGGCACAGGAAGCCGAGCGGACCGGAG CGCCAGCAGCCCCACGTGCCGGGAGCCGGGAGCCCATGGAGGGTCTGGGCCGCTCGTGCCTGTGGCTGCGCCGGGAGCTGTCGCCCCCGCGACCGCGGCTGCTGCTCCTGGACTGCCGCAGCCGCGAGCTGTACGAGTCGGCGCGCATCGGCGGGGCGCTGAGCGTGGCCCTGCCCGCGCTGCTGCTGCGCCGCCTGCGCCGGGGGAGCCTGTCAGTGCGCGCGCTCCTGCCTGGGCCGCCGCTGCagccgcccccgcccgccccggTGCTCTTGTACGACCAGGGCGGGGGCCGGCAGCGGCGCGGGGAGGCAGAAGCCGAAGAGTGGGAGGCTGAGTCCGTGCTGGGCACCCTGCTCCAGAAGCTTCGGGAGGAAGGCTATCTGGCCTACTACCTACAGG gtggcTTCAGCAGATTCCAAGCCGAGTGCCCTCACCTGTGTGAGACCAGCCTCAGCTGTGGGGGCCCAAGCACAGCCCCGGTGCCCAGCCCAGTGGTGGGGTTGGGTGGCCTGTGCCTGGGCTCCGACTGCTCTGATGCAGAATCTGAGCCTGACCGTGACACTATGAGCTGTGGCCTGGATTCAGAGGGTGGCACGCCCCCCCCAGCGGGGCTGCTGCCCTCCTTCCCCGTCCAGATCCTGCCCAACCTCTACCTGGGCAGTGCCCGAGATTCGGCCAATGTGGAGAGCTTGGCCAAGCTGGGCATCCGATACATCCTCAATGTCACCCCCAACCTCCCTAACCTCTTCGAGAAGAATGGTGACTTTCACTACAAGCAGATCCCCATCTCAGACCACTGGAGCCAGAACTTGTCCCAGTTCTTTCCAGAGGCCATTGCGTTCATTG ATGAGGCCTTGTCCCAGAACTGCGGGGTGCTCGTTCACTGCCTGGCGGGCGTCAGCCGCTCTGTCACTGTCACCGTGGCCTACCTCATGCAGAAGCTCCACCTCTCACTCAACGATGCCTACGACCTGGTCAAGCGGAAGAAGTCTAACATCTCGCCCAACTTCAACTTCATGGGGCAGCTGCTGGACTTCGAGCGCAGCCTGCGGCTGGAGGAGAGGCGGGCACAGGAGCAGGGCAGTGGGGGGCAGGAGTCGGCCGCCTCCGACCCGCCCTCCTTCTTCACCACCCCCACCAGCGACGGTGTCTTTGAGCTGGACCCCACATAG
- the DUSP9 gene encoding dual specificity protein phosphatase 9 isoform X3 — protein sequence MAGPGDTLPGDGALRPAVAVARMSARGRPLLEHAPAPAAPRAGSREPMEGLGRSCLWLRRELSPPRPRLLLLDCRSRELYESARIGGALSVALPALLLRRLRRGSLSVRALLPGPPLQPPPPAPVLLYDQGGGRQRRGEAEAEEWEAESVLGTLLQKLREEGYLAYYLQGGFSRFQAECPHLCETSLSCGGPSTAPVPSPVVGLGGLCLGSDCSDAESEPDRDTMSCGLDSEGGTPPPAGLLPSFPVQILPNLYLGSARDSANVESLAKLGIRYILNVTPNLPNLFEKNGDFHYKQIPISDHWSQNLSQFFPEAIAFIDEALSQNCGVLVHCLAGVSRSVTVTVAYLMQKLHLSLNDAYDLVKRKKSNISPNFNFMGQLLDFERSLRLEERRAQEQGSGGQESAASDPPSFFTTPTSDGVFELDPT from the exons ATGGCCGGCCCCGGGGACACCCTGCCCGGGGACGGCGCCCTGCGTCCCGCGGTGGCCGTGGCCCGGATGTCCGCGCGCGGCCGCCCGCTGCTGGAACACGCTCCAG CGCCAGCAGCCCCACGTGCCGGGAGCCGGGAGCCCATGGAGGGTCTGGGCCGCTCGTGCCTGTGGCTGCGCCGGGAGCTGTCGCCCCCGCGACCGCGGCTGCTGCTCCTGGACTGCCGCAGCCGCGAGCTGTACGAGTCGGCGCGCATCGGCGGGGCGCTGAGCGTGGCCCTGCCCGCGCTGCTGCTGCGCCGCCTGCGCCGGGGGAGCCTGTCAGTGCGCGCGCTCCTGCCTGGGCCGCCGCTGCagccgcccccgcccgccccggTGCTCTTGTACGACCAGGGCGGGGGCCGGCAGCGGCGCGGGGAGGCAGAAGCCGAAGAGTGGGAGGCTGAGTCCGTGCTGGGCACCCTGCTCCAGAAGCTTCGGGAGGAAGGCTATCTGGCCTACTACCTACAGG gtggcTTCAGCAGATTCCAAGCCGAGTGCCCTCACCTGTGTGAGACCAGCCTCAGCTGTGGGGGCCCAAGCACAGCCCCGGTGCCCAGCCCAGTGGTGGGGTTGGGTGGCCTGTGCCTGGGCTCCGACTGCTCTGATGCAGAATCTGAGCCTGACCGTGACACTATGAGCTGTGGCCTGGATTCAGAGGGTGGCACGCCCCCCCCAGCGGGGCTGCTGCCCTCCTTCCCCGTCCAGATCCTGCCCAACCTCTACCTGGGCAGTGCCCGAGATTCGGCCAATGTGGAGAGCTTGGCCAAGCTGGGCATCCGATACATCCTCAATGTCACCCCCAACCTCCCTAACCTCTTCGAGAAGAATGGTGACTTTCACTACAAGCAGATCCCCATCTCAGACCACTGGAGCCAGAACTTGTCCCAGTTCTTTCCAGAGGCCATTGCGTTCATTG ATGAGGCCTTGTCCCAGAACTGCGGGGTGCTCGTTCACTGCCTGGCGGGCGTCAGCCGCTCTGTCACTGTCACCGTGGCCTACCTCATGCAGAAGCTCCACCTCTCACTCAACGATGCCTACGACCTGGTCAAGCGGAAGAAGTCTAACATCTCGCCCAACTTCAACTTCATGGGGCAGCTGCTGGACTTCGAGCGCAGCCTGCGGCTGGAGGAGAGGCGGGCACAGGAGCAGGGCAGTGGGGGGCAGGAGTCGGCCGCCTCCGACCCGCCCTCCTTCTTCACCACCCCCACCAGCGACGGTGTCTTTGAGCTGGACCCCACATAG
- the DUSP9 gene encoding dual specificity protein phosphatase 9 isoform X2 produces MEGLGRSCLWLRRELSPPRPRLLLLDCRSRELYESARIGGALSVALPALLLRRLRRGSLSVRALLPGPPLQPPPPAPVLLYDQGGGRQRRGEAEAEEWEAESVLGTLLQKLREEGYLAYYLQGGFSRFQAECPHLCETSLSCGGPSTAPVPSPVVGLGGLCLGSDCSDAESEPDRDTMSCGLDSEGGTPPPAGLLPSFPVQILPNLYLGSARDSANVESLAKLGIRYILNVTPNLPNLFEKNGDFHYKQIPISDHWSQNLSQFFPEAIAFIDEALSQNCGVLVHCLAGVSRSVTVTVAYLMQKLHLSLNDAYDLVKRKKSNISPNFNFMGQLLDFERSLRLEERRAQEQGSGGQESAASDPPSFFTTPTSDGVFELDPT; encoded by the exons ATGGAGGGTCTGGGCCGCTCGTGCCTGTGGCTGCGCCGGGAGCTGTCGCCCCCGCGACCGCGGCTGCTGCTCCTGGACTGCCGCAGCCGCGAGCTGTACGAGTCGGCGCGCATCGGCGGGGCGCTGAGCGTGGCCCTGCCCGCGCTGCTGCTGCGCCGCCTGCGCCGGGGGAGCCTGTCAGTGCGCGCGCTCCTGCCTGGGCCGCCGCTGCagccgcccccgcccgccccggTGCTCTTGTACGACCAGGGCGGGGGCCGGCAGCGGCGCGGGGAGGCAGAAGCCGAAGAGTGGGAGGCTGAGTCCGTGCTGGGCACCCTGCTCCAGAAGCTTCGGGAGGAAGGCTATCTGGCCTACTACCTACAGG gtggcTTCAGCAGATTCCAAGCCGAGTGCCCTCACCTGTGTGAGACCAGCCTCAGCTGTGGGGGCCCAAGCACAGCCCCGGTGCCCAGCCCAGTGGTGGGGTTGGGTGGCCTGTGCCTGGGCTCCGACTGCTCTGATGCAGAATCTGAGCCTGACCGTGACACTATGAGCTGTGGCCTGGATTCAGAGGGTGGCACGCCCCCCCCAGCGGGGCTGCTGCCCTCCTTCCCCGTCCAGATCCTGCCCAACCTCTACCTGGGCAGTGCCCGAGATTCGGCCAATGTGGAGAGCTTGGCCAAGCTGGGCATCCGATACATCCTCAATGTCACCCCCAACCTCCCTAACCTCTTCGAGAAGAATGGTGACTTTCACTACAAGCAGATCCCCATCTCAGACCACTGGAGCCAGAACTTGTCCCAGTTCTTTCCAGAGGCCATTGCGTTCATTG ATGAGGCCTTGTCCCAGAACTGCGGGGTGCTCGTTCACTGCCTGGCGGGCGTCAGCCGCTCTGTCACTGTCACCGTGGCCTACCTCATGCAGAAGCTCCACCTCTCACTCAACGATGCCTACGACCTGGTCAAGCGGAAGAAGTCTAACATCTCGCCCAACTTCAACTTCATGGGGCAGCTGCTGGACTTCGAGCGCAGCCTGCGGCTGGAGGAGAGGCGGGCACAGGAGCAGGGCAGTGGGGGGCAGGAGTCGGCCGCCTCCGACCCGCCCTCCTTCTTCACCACCCCCACCAGCGACGGTGTCTTTGAGCTGGACCCCACATAG